In one Modestobacter sp. L9-4 genomic region, the following are encoded:
- a CDS encoding ANTAR domain-containing protein — translation MLGLVLTRADRLGWPDALVEDCSRALGAAGVGLAVGDSGGALAVVAATEGLGRAGEDLQYTLGEGPGRLASATGRVVHSPHLGSDARWALYGREAASLGIGAAFSAPLQVGAVQLGVLDVHCRQPGDLSPDGLATLHAHAGAAVAVLLVLADGDDVTGPAADVAELVDVRPVVHQAAGMVAVQLDVPLGTALVRLRSAAFASGRRLRDVAEDVVARRVRFDDTDLGMVGAGVIERGHAARQGADGDRHQPDGGEDPDERRLG, via the coding sequence GTGCTGGGCCTGGTCCTGACGCGCGCCGACCGGCTCGGCTGGCCGGACGCACTCGTCGAGGACTGCAGCCGGGCCCTCGGGGCTGCCGGCGTGGGACTGGCGGTGGGCGACTCCGGTGGCGCCCTGGCCGTGGTGGCGGCGACCGAGGGCCTGGGCCGGGCGGGGGAGGACCTCCAGTACACGCTGGGCGAGGGCCCCGGCCGGCTGGCCTCGGCCACGGGCCGGGTGGTGCACAGCCCGCACCTGGGATCCGACGCCCGCTGGGCGCTGTACGGCCGCGAGGCGGCCTCGCTAGGCATCGGGGCGGCGTTCAGCGCGCCGTTGCAGGTGGGGGCCGTGCAGCTCGGGGTGCTGGACGTCCACTGCAGGCAGCCGGGGGACCTGTCGCCGGACGGGCTGGCGACGCTGCACGCGCACGCGGGGGCGGCCGTCGCCGTCCTCCTGGTGCTGGCCGACGGCGACGACGTGACCGGGCCCGCGGCGGACGTCGCCGAGCTGGTCGACGTCCGGCCCGTGGTGCACCAGGCCGCGGGGATGGTCGCCGTGCAGCTCGACGTCCCGCTGGGGACGGCGCTGGTCAGGCTGCGGAGCGCCGCCTTCGCCTCCGGCCGCCGGCTGAGGGACGTGGCGGAGGACGTCGTGGCCCGCCGCGTCCGCTTCGACGACACGGATCTGGGCATGGTGGGTGCCGGGGTCATCGAACGAGGTCACGCGGCACGGCAGGGCGCGGACGGTGACCGGCACCAGCCCGACGGGGGAGAAGACCCCGATGAGAGGCGACTCGGATGA
- a CDS encoding GAF and ANTAR domain-containing protein, which yields MNTREDLIADSFVELADSLVTGFEVTDFLDRLVLRAVGLLDADAAGIMLADAQGELQVLAASSHDVRLLELFELQGDSGPCLDSFRTGESVTPPDLAAMRASWPAFSARAEAAGYRSAQAVPMRLRDQVIGAMNVFRVTEGALVGSQLKLARALADVASVALIAERTISARAVVADQLQEALNSRVVIEQAKGMLAERTGIGVDEAFVQMRDHARRNGLPLRDVAAAVVEQRGRPPRR from the coding sequence ATGAACACGCGTGAGGACCTGATCGCCGACTCGTTCGTCGAGCTGGCCGACTCCCTGGTGACGGGGTTCGAGGTGACCGACTTCCTCGACCGCCTGGTCCTGCGGGCGGTGGGGCTGCTCGACGCCGACGCGGCCGGCATCATGCTGGCCGACGCCCAGGGGGAGCTGCAGGTGCTGGCGGCCAGCTCGCACGACGTCCGGCTGCTGGAGCTCTTCGAGCTGCAGGGTGACTCCGGTCCCTGCCTGGACAGCTTCCGCACCGGTGAGTCGGTGACGCCGCCGGACCTGGCGGCGATGCGCGCCTCCTGGCCAGCGTTCAGCGCGCGCGCCGAGGCGGCGGGCTACCGGTCGGCCCAGGCCGTGCCCATGCGCCTGCGCGACCAGGTGATCGGCGCCATGAACGTCTTCCGGGTCACCGAGGGCGCGCTGGTGGGCAGCCAGCTCAAGCTGGCCCGGGCGCTGGCCGACGTGGCGTCGGTCGCGTTGATCGCCGAGCGCACGATCTCCGCGCGCGCGGTGGTGGCCGACCAGTTGCAGGAGGCGCTGAACAGCCGGGTCGTGATCGAGCAGGCCAAGGGCATGCTCGCCGAGCGCACCGGCATCGGGGTGGACGAGGCCTTCGTGCAGATGCGGGACCACGCCCGGCGCAACGGCCTCCCCCTGCGGGACGTCGCAGCCGCGGTCGTCGAGCAGCGAGGTCGCCCGCCCCGGCGGTGA
- a CDS encoding DUF3145 domain-containing protein: MHSCPKALCQHVEWALERVVGAPVSLSWADQPMARGAYRAEVAWTGAPGTGAKLVAALKQWPMLRFEVTEEASHGNDGERMSYVPGRGVHRSPVSANGDLVISEQQLRHLAATANSVEAFRHGVDALLGSAWDEDLEAYRHAGDAAPVTWLHQVV; this comes from the coding sequence GTGCACTCGTGCCCGAAGGCTCTCTGCCAGCATGTCGAGTGGGCGCTCGAGCGCGTCGTCGGCGCGCCGGTGTCCCTGTCATGGGCTGACCAGCCCATGGCGCGCGGTGCCTACCGTGCCGAGGTCGCCTGGACGGGCGCCCCCGGGACCGGGGCGAAGCTGGTGGCTGCCCTCAAGCAGTGGCCGATGCTGCGCTTCGAGGTCACCGAGGAGGCCAGCCACGGCAACGACGGCGAGCGCATGTCCTACGTGCCCGGCCGCGGTGTGCACCGCTCCCCGGTGAGCGCGAACGGCGACCTCGTCATCAGCGAGCAGCAGCTCCGCCACCTGGCCGCCACCGCGAACTCGGTCGAGGCCTTCCGGCACGGTGTCGACGCCCTGCTGGGCTCCGCCTGGGACGAGGACCTCGAGGCCTACCGCCACGCCGGCGACGCCGCCCCCGTCACCTGGCTGCACCAGGTCGTCTGA
- a CDS encoding acyl-CoA carboxylase subunit beta, with protein MTTVHADPPAATVDPRDPEHRLEQFFDAGSLQLLAARDTSGVLAARGTVAGSPAIAYCTDATIMGGAMGLDGCRHIVDAIDAALRERVPVVGIWHSGGARLAEGVVALHAVGEVFAAMVRASGRIPQISVVLGAAAGGAAYGPALTDLVIMSPAGRVFVTGPDVVRSVTGENVDQEQLGGPDTHGRRSGVVHVVTESEAEALETARTAVDLLAAQGSFSPAEGEPTADLMSLLPEQRNRAYDVKPLVAAVLDGPGLELHPRFAPNVITTLGRMAGRTVGVVANNPLRLGGCLDSASAEKAARFVRMCDAFGVPLVVLVDVPGYLPGVGQEWDGVVRRGAKLLHAFAEAVVPRVTLVTRKSYGGAYIAMNARSLGATAVFAWPGAEVAVMGAKAAVGILHRKKLAAAQPGEREALHAQLAAEHERIAGGVNRAMEIGVVDAVVDPSETKRRLVAALTEAPSGRGAHGNIPL; from the coding sequence ATGACCACCGTGCACGCCGATCCGCCCGCTGCGACCGTCGACCCGCGGGACCCCGAGCACCGCCTCGAGCAGTTCTTCGACGCCGGTTCGCTGCAGCTGCTCGCCGCCCGGGACACGTCCGGCGTGCTGGCCGCCCGCGGCACCGTGGCCGGCTCCCCGGCGATCGCCTACTGCACCGACGCCACGATCATGGGCGGGGCGATGGGCCTGGACGGGTGCCGGCACATCGTCGACGCCATCGACGCCGCGCTGCGCGAGCGGGTCCCGGTCGTGGGCATCTGGCACTCCGGCGGTGCCCGGCTGGCCGAGGGCGTCGTCGCCCTGCACGCGGTCGGTGAGGTCTTCGCCGCGATGGTGCGCGCCTCCGGGCGCATCCCGCAGATCTCCGTCGTCCTGGGTGCGGCCGCCGGCGGCGCCGCCTACGGTCCCGCGCTCACCGACCTGGTGATCATGAGCCCCGCCGGGCGGGTCTTCGTGACCGGCCCGGACGTCGTCCGCTCGGTCACCGGCGAGAACGTCGACCAGGAGCAGCTCGGCGGCCCCGACACCCACGGCCGCCGCTCCGGCGTCGTCCACGTGGTGACCGAGAGCGAGGCCGAGGCGCTGGAGACGGCCCGGACGGCGGTCGACCTGCTCGCCGCCCAGGGCAGCTTCTCCCCCGCCGAGGGCGAGCCGACCGCCGACCTGATGAGCCTGCTGCCCGAGCAGCGCAACCGCGCCTACGACGTCAAGCCGCTGGTCGCCGCGGTGCTGGACGGCCCCGGCCTGGAGCTGCACCCGCGCTTCGCCCCCAACGTGATCACCACGCTGGGCCGGATGGCCGGGCGCACCGTGGGCGTCGTGGCCAACAACCCGCTGCGGCTGGGCGGCTGCCTGGACTCCGCGTCGGCGGAGAAGGCGGCCCGGTTCGTGCGGATGTGCGACGCCTTCGGGGTGCCGCTGGTCGTGCTGGTCGACGTCCCGGGCTACCTGCCGGGTGTGGGCCAGGAGTGGGACGGCGTCGTCCGCCGCGGCGCCAAGCTGCTGCACGCCTTCGCCGAGGCCGTGGTGCCGCGGGTGACGCTGGTGACCCGCAAGTCCTACGGCGGCGCCTACATCGCGATGAACGCCCGCTCGCTGGGCGCGACCGCGGTGTTCGCGTGGCCGGGCGCCGAGGTGGCCGTGATGGGCGCCAAGGCCGCCGTGGGCATCCTGCACCGCAAGAAGCTGGCCGCGGCGCAGCCCGGTGAGCGCGAGGCGCTGCACGCGCAGCTGGCCGCCGAGCACGAGCGGATCGCCGGCGGCGTGAACCGGGCGATGGAGATCGGTGTCGTGGACGCCGTCGTCGACCCGTCGGAGACCAAGCGCCGGCTGGTGGCCGCGCTGACCGAGGCGCCGTCCGGGCGCGGGGCACACGGCAACATCCCGCTGTGA
- a CDS encoding DUF2505 domain-containing protein, with protein MPLDSSVSYPASPDAVLAVLTDEQFLRDRAAALNAQVQEVTVTGHATTTRLSAPTAGIPPVFARFVGSAVAVVERSTWTSDGEGGHRSPLDVESEVFGREVRVTGERRLRPEAGGTRATITGDVRVDAPLVGRQAENAVRELMAVVLRKEEELLRARLA; from the coding sequence GTGCCCCTCGACTCCAGCGTCAGCTACCCCGCCTCCCCCGACGCCGTGCTCGCCGTCCTCACCGACGAGCAGTTCCTCCGGGACCGCGCCGCGGCGCTGAACGCCCAGGTGCAGGAGGTGACGGTCACCGGTCACGCCACCACCACCCGGCTGTCGGCGCCCACCGCCGGCATCCCGCCGGTCTTCGCCCGCTTCGTCGGGTCCGCGGTCGCCGTCGTCGAGCGCTCCACCTGGACGTCGGACGGCGAGGGCGGCCACCGCTCGCCGCTGGACGTCGAGTCGGAGGTCTTCGGCCGGGAGGTGCGGGTGACCGGCGAGCGGCGGCTGCGGCCCGAGGCCGGCGGCACCCGCGCGACGATCACCGGTGACGTCCGGGTCGACGCGCCGCTGGTCGGCCGGCAGGCGGAGAACGCCGTCCGCGAGCTGATGGCCGTCGTGCTCCGCAAGGAGGAGGAGCTGCTGCGCGCCCGGCTCGCCTGA